From the Malus domestica chromosome 17, GDT2T_hap1 genome, one window contains:
- the LOC103410754 gene encoding F-box/kelch-repeat protein At3g06240 gives MSQVRESETPEDRMVEILSRLPPKSLMRFKCIRKSWCTLINSPCFVAKHLSDSVDNKLSSSTCILLNCSQAHIFPDQSWKQGVLWSVIYLSIDGDELHYDIEDLTNVPFLKDDHHEVEIHGYCDGIVCVTVDENFFLCNPATGEFRQLPDSCLLLPLPGVKVKFGLETTLKGLGFGYDCKAKEYKVVRIIDNYDCEYSDDGETYIEHIALPHTAEVYTMAANSWKEITIDILSKILSSYSEPYSYSVYLKGFCYWLSCDLEEYIFSFDLANEISDMIELPFRGEFGFKRDGIFLYNESLTYYCTSYEEPSTLFEIWVMDYDDGFKSSWTKHLTVGPFKDMEFPLTPWKRDELLMIASDGRAASYNSCTGNFKYLHIPVIINENRVVDYVKSIVLVN, from the coding sequence ATGTCCCAGGTGCGTGAAAGTGAAACTCCTGAAGATAGGATGGTCGAAATCTTGTCCAGGTTGCCACCCAAGTCTCTGATGCGTTTCAAATGCATACGCAAATCTTGGTGCACTCTTATCAATAGTCCATGTTTTGTGGCTAAACACCTCAGCGATTCTGTGGACAACAAACTCTCATCCTCCACTTGTATCCTTCTCAACTGTTCTCAGGCTCACATTTTCCCAGACCAGAGTTGGAAACAAGGAGTTTTATGGTCCGTGATTTATCTTTCCATTGATGGTGATGAGCTTCATTATGATATTGAGGACCTAACTAATGTACCGTTTCTAAAGGATGACCATCATGAAGTAGAGATTCACGGTTATTGCGATGGGATTGTTTGTGTAACAGTAGACgaaaatttctttttgtgcaaTCCTGCAACGGGGGAATTCAGGCAACTTCCTGATTCATGCCTTCTTCTACCCCTTCCCGGGGTAAAAGTAAAATTCGGATTGGAAACGACACTTAAAGGACTGGGATTTGGTTATGATTGCAAAGCTAAAGAATATAAGGTTGTGAGAATTATAGATAATTATGATTGTGAGTATTCAGATGATGGAGAAACATATATCGAGCATATTGCCCTTCCTCATACTGCTGAAGTATACACCATGGCTGCTAACTCTTGGAAAGAGATCACGATTGATATATTAAGTAAAATATTATCATCATATAGCGAACCATATTCTTATTCAGTGTATTTGAAAGGGTTTTGTTATTGGTTGTCATGCGATTTAGAGGAATACatattttcatttgatttagcTAATGAAATATCTGATATGATAGAATTGCCTTTTAGGGGAGAATTCGGTTTTAAGCGTGATGGTATTTTTCTGTATAATGAATCCCTCACTTATTATTGCACTAGTTACGAAGAGCCTTCCACATTATTTGAAATATGGGTAATGGACTACGATGACGGATTTAAGAGTTCATGGACAAAACACCTAACTGTTGGACCTTTTAAAGACATGGAGTTTCCATTGACACCTTGGAAACGTGATGAGCTTCTTATGATTGCCTCCGATGGAAGAGCTGCCTCTTATAATTCTTGTACCGGAAACTTCAAGTATCTTCATATTCCTGTTATTATTAATGAGAATAGGGTTGTAGATTACGTGAAAAGTATTGTTCTAGTAAATTGA